In the Phaeobacter gallaeciensis genome, one interval contains:
- a CDS encoding 5-(carboxyamino)imidazole ribonucleotide synthase has protein sequence MTDPLQPGATIGILGGGQLGRMLSVAASRLGFKTHIFEPGANPPAGDVAHMVTTAPYEDEAALAAFAASVDVITYEFENIPTAALDVLEQHRPIRPGREALRVSQDRLTEKAFLQDLGLQTAPFADIPDQVALDAALAEIGAPAILKTRRFGYDGKGQARIMTAEDAAPALASLAGAPAILEGFVNFTHEASVIAARSPSGEVACFDPGENVHRDGILHTTTVPARLSQSQRMDAVLMAAKILNALDYVGVMGVELFVTPKGLVVNEIAPRVHNSGHWTQNGCAVDQFEQHIRAVVSWPLGDGQRHSDVVMENLIGDDVIRIPELARERDCALHLYGKADAKPGRKMGHINRVIRAQK, from the coding sequence ATGACTGATCCTTTGCAGCCCGGCGCAACAATCGGAATTCTCGGCGGCGGTCAGCTGGGGCGCATGCTGTCAGTTGCGGCCTCCCGCCTTGGCTTCAAGACGCATATTTTTGAACCCGGCGCCAACCCGCCCGCAGGCGATGTCGCTCACATGGTCACAACCGCACCTTATGAGGATGAGGCCGCGCTGGCCGCCTTTGCCGCCTCGGTGGATGTCATCACCTATGAATTCGAAAACATCCCCACTGCGGCGCTGGATGTGCTGGAGCAGCACCGCCCGATCCGCCCCGGGCGCGAAGCCCTGCGCGTGTCGCAGGATCGGCTGACGGAAAAGGCCTTCCTGCAGGATCTAGGCCTGCAAACCGCCCCCTTTGCCGACATCCCAGATCAGGTCGCACTGGATGCGGCGCTGGCAGAGATCGGCGCGCCCGCGATCCTGAAGACGCGACGCTTTGGTTATGATGGCAAGGGGCAGGCGCGGATCATGACCGCCGAGGACGCAGCCCCCGCGCTGGCCTCGCTCGCCGGGGCGCCTGCCATTCTCGAAGGGTTTGTCAACTTCACCCATGAAGCCTCGGTGATTGCCGCGCGCAGCCCTAGCGGCGAGGTCGCCTGTTTCGATCCCGGCGAGAACGTGCACCGCGACGGCATCCTGCACACCACTACCGTGCCTGCCCGCCTCAGCCAGAGCCAGCGCATGGATGCGGTGCTGATGGCGGCGAAGATCCTGAACGCGCTCGATTATGTCGGCGTGATGGGGGTCGAGCTCTTCGTCACCCCCAAAGGGCTGGTGGTCAACGAGATCGCGCCGCGCGTCCACAACTCCGGTCACTGGACCCAGAACGGCTGCGCGGTGGATCAGTTCGAACAGCACATCCGTGCAGTGGTCAGCTGGCCGCTGGGCGACGGTCAGCGGCACAGCGATGTGGTGATGGAAAACCTTATTGGCGATGACGTCATCCGTATCCCCGAGCTGGCACGCGAGCGCGATTGCGCCCTGCATCTCTATGGCAAGGCCGACGCCAAACCCGGGCGCAAGATGGGCCATATCAACCGGGTCATTCGCGCGCAGAAATAA
- the purE gene encoding 5-(carboxyamino)imidazole ribonucleotide mutase, giving the protein MPETTADIKVGIIMGSQSDWPTLKEAATILDELGVPYEAKIVSAHRTPDRLWTYGKSAAERGLQVIIAGAGGAAHLPGMVASKTRVPVVGVPVQTRALSGVDSLYSIVQMPKGFPVATMAIGAAGAANAGLMAAGILALQDPALATRLDDWRAALSASIPEEPVDD; this is encoded by the coding sequence ATGCCTGAAACCACCGCTGACATCAAAGTGGGCATCATCATGGGCAGCCAGTCAGACTGGCCCACCCTGAAAGAGGCCGCCACGATTCTGGATGAACTGGGCGTGCCCTACGAGGCAAAAATCGTGTCGGCGCACCGCACCCCTGACCGGCTGTGGACCTATGGCAAGAGCGCGGCAGAACGCGGTTTGCAGGTCATCATCGCCGGCGCTGGTGGCGCGGCGCATCTTCCCGGCATGGTTGCCTCGAAAACCCGCGTTCCGGTGGTAGGCGTCCCAGTGCAGACGCGGGCGCTGTCGGGTGTGGATTCGCTTTATTCGATCGTGCAGATGCCCAAGGGGTTTCCCGTCGCCACCATGGCCATCGGCGCCGCCGGTGCTGCCAATGCCGGGTTGATGGCCGCTGGCATCCTCGCCCTGCAGGATCCCGCGCTTGCCACACGTCTGGACGACTGGCGCGCAGCCCTTTCTGCCTCGATCCCGGAGGAACCCGTCGATGACTGA
- a CDS encoding Hsp20 family protein, whose amino-acid sequence MSKLTLGSYPHMLGFEQLERLLERSAKSGNEGYPPYNIEQTSDHSYRITLAVAGFAEEDLSITVEDRQLVIRGRQRDDSDGRVFLHRGIAARQFQRMFVLADGVEVGEALMENGLLHVDLTRARPETVVQTINIRKG is encoded by the coding sequence GTGTCGAAACTTACCTTGGGCTCTTACCCGCATATGCTGGGGTTTGAGCAGCTTGAACGCCTTCTGGAACGCTCGGCCAAATCCGGCAACGAGGGGTATCCCCCCTATAACATCGAGCAGACCTCGGATCATTCCTATCGCATTACCCTGGCCGTGGCCGGGTTTGCCGAAGAGGATCTTTCCATCACCGTCGAGGACCGCCAGTTGGTCATCCGTGGCCGTCAGCGCGACGACAGCGATGGCCGCGTCTTCCTGCACCGGGGCATCGCCGCGCGTCAGTTCCAGCGCATGTTCGTGCTGGCCGACGGGGTCGAAGTGGGCGAGGCGCTGATGGAGAATGGCCTGCTGCACGTGGACCTGACCCGTGCCCGCCCGGAAACCGTGGTTCAGACCATCAATATTCGAAAGGGGTAA
- a CDS encoding PhzF family phenazine biosynthesis protein, with protein MTSFSFDWVDAFSDRPFGGNGCAVVHEGASLPVEVCTAFVRETSLVECTFTGPSQVADFKVRYFLASREIPFAGHPTIATVAALKDRGLINGTSVTLETGAGIVPVQIEGDLIEMTQVAPEFGPQPDPALVAAAVSLPPEAIIGEPQKVSTGLPFCVTVLKDRAALEAARLDLDALARLTAQLGADGIDMMEPFLVTLDGATEAGDTFSRLLMAPPSPPEDPFTGSATGAMAAYLWKHGLMPKDSFVAEQGHGLGRPGQARVTRVGPAEALTGVKVAGEGFVLMRGEVDLPPHA; from the coding sequence ATGACATCGTTTTCTTTTGACTGGGTGGATGCGTTTTCGGATCGCCCCTTTGGCGGCAATGGCTGCGCGGTCGTGCATGAGGGTGCCAGCCTGCCGGTGGAGGTCTGCACCGCCTTCGTGCGGGAGACTTCTCTGGTCGAATGCACCTTTACCGGGCCGTCGCAGGTGGCGGATTTCAAAGTGCGCTATTTCCTGGCCAGCCGCGAAATCCCCTTTGCCGGCCATCCTACCATCGCCACCGTTGCCGCGCTCAAGGATCGCGGGCTGATCAACGGCACCTCGGTGACGCTGGAAACCGGCGCGGGAATTGTTCCGGTGCAGATCGAGGGCGACCTGATCGAGATGACGCAGGTGGCGCCAGAGTTCGGCCCGCAGCCGGATCCGGCCCTGGTTGCGGCAGCAGTGTCCCTGCCGCCCGAAGCCATTATCGGTGAGCCGCAGAAAGTGTCGACCGGCTTGCCCTTTTGCGTCACCGTGCTGAAGGACCGCGCCGCGCTAGAGGCGGCAAGGCTGGATCTTGATGCCCTTGCCCGGCTGACGGCACAGCTGGGCGCCGATGGGATCGACATGATGGAGCCTTTTCTGGTGACGCTGGATGGCGCCACAGAGGCGGGGGATACCTTTTCCCGCCTGCTGATGGCGCCGCCGAGCCCACCGGAGGATCCCTTTACTGGCTCAGCAACCGGCGCGATGGCGGCCTATCTGTGGAAGCACGGGCTGATGCCCAAGGACAGCTTCGTGGCTGAACAGGGGCACGGGCTGGGGCGGCCGGGGCAGGCGCGTGTGACCCGCGTGGGACCGGCAGAGGCGCTGACGGGGGTAAAAGTTGCCGGAGAGGGATTTGTTCTGATGCGGGGAGAGGTCGATCTTCCGCCGCACGCTTAG
- a CDS encoding YdcH family protein: MNAPTDISMKTDDVLKVELEVFRRQHRDLDEAITALQERGTADQLTIRRLKKQKLGLKDKIALIEDRLTPDIIA, from the coding sequence ATGAACGCCCCTACCGATATCTCGATGAAGACCGACGACGTCCTCAAGGTTGAGCTTGAGGTGTTCCGCAGGCAGCACCGGGATCTGGACGAGGCGATTACCGCCCTGCAGGAACGCGGCACCGCAGATCAGCTGACCATCCGGCGGCTGAAAAAGCAGAAACTGGGCCTTAAAGACAAGATCGCCCTGATCGAAGACAGGCTGACACCGGATATCATCGCCTGA
- a CDS encoding DUF1150 family protein yields the protein MHTPFDFNETGKRIVYVKAVDVADLPEDVQAGAKGHKHLYAVHDAEGEQLALVADRRMAFVLARQNDLSPVTVH from the coding sequence ATGCATACACCATTTGATTTCAACGAAACCGGCAAGCGGATCGTCTACGTCAAGGCGGTTGATGTTGCGGACCTGCCCGAGGATGTGCAGGCCGGTGCCAAGGGGCACAAGCATCTTTACGCGGTGCACGACGCCGAAGGCGAACAGCTGGCGCTGGTGGCAGACCGCCGCATGGCCTTTGTTCTGGCGCGCCAGAATGACCTGTCGCCGGTGACGGTGCACTGA